One part of the Candidatus Neomarinimicrobiota bacterium genome encodes these proteins:
- the plsY gene encoding glycerol-3-phosphate 1-O-acyltransferase PlsY: protein MSEFTYLVLLLFTSFLAGSTPTSIIMGQLIKGIDLREHGSGNAGATNAFRVLGWKPALVVISIDIFKGWFPAAVLAPVFFSAQVIPDLGVVQILCGFSAVLGHTYTIFAGFKGGKGVGTLGGMLLALFPTAFPFCLTIAVLTIIFTGYVSLASILAASSLPIFLLILPPFFGAEPAPLSLIVFSLLIPFFIIYTHRSNIQRLRSGEENQFVKAMIFRKK from the coding sequence ATGAGTGAATTCACCTACTTAGTCCTGCTCCTTTTTACGAGTTTCCTAGCAGGCTCTACCCCAACAAGCATAATAATGGGGCAACTCATAAAAGGTATTGACCTTCGAGAACATGGTAGTGGTAATGCTGGTGCCACAAATGCCTTTCGGGTCCTAGGGTGGAAACCGGCATTGGTGGTGATTAGTATTGATATATTTAAAGGATGGTTTCCCGCTGCTGTTTTAGCGCCAGTATTTTTTAGCGCTCAAGTAATTCCTGACCTTGGGGTAGTTCAAATTCTCTGCGGATTCTCTGCCGTATTAGGTCATACCTATACCATTTTTGCCGGATTCAAAGGAGGCAAAGGCGTGGGTACTTTAGGCGGAATGCTTTTGGCCTTATTCCCTACTGCTTTTCCTTTTTGCCTGACTATTGCAGTCTTAACGATCATCTTCACAGGATATGTATCTCTGGCATCTATATTGGCAGCGTCATCATTACCAATATTTTTATTGATATTACCACCATTCTTCGGTGCAGAACCGGCGCCCTTATCCCTGATAGTATTCAGCCTCTTGATTCCCTTTTTTATTATTTATACACACCGTAGCAATATTCAACGGTTGCGCAGTGGTGAAGAGAATCAATTTGTTAAAGCGATGATCTTCAGAAAAAAATAA
- a CDS encoding BamA/TamA family outer membrane protein, whose amino-acid sequence MKLRGFLFLLPILGFCQELIVSEIIYRGNSFTKDYIISREIQHPLDVPLDSTVAIADRNRLLNLGIFADVNWRAIPLDNKNVRLEYEILENNKFYGGRFIGGPVPSYEEKTGWSYGGGGMFKNFRGRNEMLGMGLMLGGRTTFGVSYLNPWITGDHVSLKADIAKVMFRHPFLPYDVDLKTIEFNMGRFFGYEKKASLGFEIEAMDFKNDSIKFSYQYFAPMGSFHYDTRDLYANPTKGVLFKQAFVSRFDLNGEIENNFIWFQSYSFYKRLSHIEDAKPWILAWGIKAQINYGTKDQNFLTSMGNSGSVRGWQYPNYTNYNDSEQEYRFGFHNLKTAIELRKVIIPRLPLANLYEFGLTVGAFIDLGVTTKNDFKNLLNLKPISGSGITFQFQAPFVEILRIDYGWGFYNGKQVDRGLHIATQHQI is encoded by the coding sequence ATGAAATTGCGGGGATTTCTTTTTCTTTTACCCATCCTTGGTTTTTGCCAGGAACTGATTGTCTCCGAGATAATCTATAGAGGTAATTCGTTCACCAAGGATTATATCATTTCTCGAGAGATTCAACATCCTCTGGATGTTCCGTTGGATAGTACTGTTGCAATTGCGGACAGAAATAGACTGCTAAATTTGGGGATTTTTGCCGACGTAAATTGGCGCGCCATTCCTTTAGATAATAAAAATGTTCGCTTGGAATATGAGATTCTCGAGAATAATAAATTCTATGGAGGTAGGTTTATTGGAGGACCTGTTCCTAGTTATGAAGAAAAAACGGGATGGTCCTATGGCGGCGGCGGAATGTTTAAAAATTTTCGTGGCCGAAATGAAATGCTGGGAATGGGACTCATGCTTGGCGGAAGAACCACATTTGGCGTTTCCTATTTAAACCCATGGATTACGGGGGATCACGTCTCCCTAAAAGCCGATATTGCAAAGGTAATGTTTAGGCACCCTTTTCTCCCATATGATGTCGATCTCAAAACAATTGAATTCAATATGGGGCGATTTTTTGGTTATGAAAAAAAAGCATCTCTTGGTTTTGAAATTGAAGCAATGGATTTTAAGAATGATTCAATAAAATTCAGTTATCAATATTTTGCCCCTATGGGGTCTTTCCATTATGATACCAGGGACCTTTATGCCAATCCAACCAAAGGTGTTTTATTTAAGCAGGCATTTGTAAGCCGTTTTGATCTGAATGGGGAAATTGAAAATAATTTTATTTGGTTCCAGTCCTATAGTTTTTATAAACGCTTAAGTCATATTGAAGATGCTAAACCATGGATCCTTGCTTGGGGCATTAAAGCCCAAATAAATTATGGAACTAAGGATCAGAACTTTTTAACATCTATGGGTAATTCTGGTTCTGTTCGTGGATGGCAGTATCCAAACTATACCAACTACAATGATTCCGAACAAGAATACCGATTTGGATTTCACAATTTGAAAACGGCAATCGAATTGAGAAAAGTGATTATACCTCGTTTACCTCTGGCAAATTTATATGAATTTGGTTTGACAGTAGGCGCATTTATTGATTTGGGGGTAACAACAAAAAATGATTTTAAGAATTTATTGAACCTTAAACCCATTTCAGGCTCTGGTATTACTTTCCAGTTTCAAGCACCATTTGTTGAAATATTACGGATAGATTATGGGTGGGGTTTTTATAACGGTAAACAGGTAGATCGAGGACTTCATATTGCCACTCAGCATCAGATTTAA